A single Natranaerobius thermophilus JW/NM-WN-LF DNA region contains:
- a CDS encoding molybdopterin-dependent oxidoreductase — MTLKKLLNKEIKRRTFLAVTGAAGAGIAIGHGLAKPPEEAEAEEKEKVKEVYEMSNRIGEVDDYVEGQWIPTGCSGCTSWCSKEANVVNGRVIKVRGNKNSKVNGEVSCPRAHLSLQQLYDPDRIKQPMKRTNPDKGRDVDPDFVPISWDEAMEEIADKILELREQDENHKIAVQRGRYTQLRDIIYSHVPAILGTPNNISHSSICAEAEKFGPYYTEGYWNYRDFDVLNSEYIILWGADPIASNRQISYYLGVWPDVLDKAKVAVIEPRLSASATKAHEWLPVKPAEDGALAVAMAHVILTQGLWNKEFVGDFHDGENRFIPGKTVDEETFEENYTHGLVKWWNLELKDRTPEWAEARSGVPRSQIIRVATEFAEKAPKALVWMGGGPVMQVRGGYTSMAISALNGLVGSVDSEGGTLRGAGVPRKSYPAPDEYMDENAQEKINYQKIDQRGYLEFPALKEGKPGSGVVTNRMADGILKEDPYDIKMIMAYWNNFAFSAPEARRWEEALKKVDFIVHMVTHESEMTRYADIVLPSTHHMFEQWGFLNQKGNKHTHLWLARPMIERFFDVKDPEAEVQWLLAEKLAEKGFDKLLEHFKNFKDPETEKEPTNEIEFAEYATKLTLQPIWDPNEYESGDQFDGWEDFKAVGVWNSDEYKYKQYWDNFGTKTDKYEFYSETLKDALEKHAANHNLTVDEVLEACKYEAEGEVAFIPHYDPPFVHGQKEEYPFMFVDFKNRLNREGRSANCYWYHEFNDINPGLEKEKDVALLNPKDADEYGIKTDDKIIIKSPVGEIECYAKLWEGIPPGVVAKAYGQGHWAYGRVASENFDRGIPRGGNNNEILVADYERLSGSTAFYSHTRVRVEKS, encoded by the coding sequence TTGACTTTAAAAAAATTGCTCAATAAAGAAATAAAGCGAAGGACATTCCTAGCAGTTACCGGTGCAGCAGGGGCTGGTATAGCAATTGGACACGGATTGGCTAAACCGCCAGAAGAGGCAGAAGCCGAGGAAAAAGAAAAAGTAAAAGAAGTGTACGAGATGAGTAATCGGATCGGTGAAGTTGATGATTATGTAGAAGGCCAGTGGATACCTACAGGGTGTTCTGGTTGTACTTCTTGGTGCAGTAAAGAAGCTAATGTGGTTAATGGACGTGTAATTAAAGTTAGAGGAAACAAGAACTCTAAAGTAAATGGTGAAGTCAGTTGTCCCAGGGCCCATCTTTCATTACAACAACTTTACGATCCAGATAGGATAAAACAACCTATGAAACGGACAAATCCTGACAAAGGAAGAGATGTTGATCCCGATTTTGTCCCCATCTCCTGGGATGAAGCTATGGAAGAAATAGCTGACAAGATTTTGGAATTGAGAGAACAGGACGAGAACCATAAAATAGCTGTGCAAAGAGGAAGATATACCCAGTTGAGAGATATAATTTACAGCCATGTTCCTGCCATATTGGGGACTCCTAATAATATTTCACATAGTTCCATCTGTGCTGAAGCCGAAAAATTTGGTCCCTACTATACTGAAGGATACTGGAATTATCGAGATTTTGACGTGCTCAACAGTGAGTATATTATTCTTTGGGGAGCAGACCCTATTGCTTCTAACAGGCAAATTTCTTATTATCTGGGAGTTTGGCCTGATGTTTTAGACAAAGCAAAAGTTGCTGTGATTGAGCCACGATTGTCAGCTAGTGCTACTAAAGCTCATGAGTGGTTACCGGTTAAACCGGCTGAAGACGGTGCTCTAGCCGTGGCAATGGCCCATGTAATATTAACTCAAGGGCTTTGGAACAAAGAATTTGTTGGAGATTTTCACGATGGTGAAAATAGATTTATACCTGGAAAAACTGTAGATGAAGAAACTTTTGAAGAAAATTACACTCACGGGTTAGTTAAATGGTGGAATTTAGAATTGAAAGATAGGACACCAGAATGGGCTGAAGCTCGTTCAGGTGTGCCAAGGTCTCAAATCATACGGGTTGCAACTGAATTTGCAGAAAAAGCTCCCAAGGCATTGGTCTGGATGGGTGGAGGACCTGTTATGCAAGTACGAGGTGGATATACCTCCATGGCAATTTCAGCACTAAATGGCCTTGTGGGCTCTGTTGATAGTGAAGGTGGCACTTTAAGAGGTGCAGGTGTACCTAGAAAGAGTTATCCTGCACCTGATGAATATATGGATGAAAATGCTCAAGAAAAAATTAACTACCAAAAAATCGATCAAAGAGGATACTTAGAATTCCCAGCTTTGAAAGAAGGAAAACCTGGTAGCGGAGTTGTTACAAACCGAATGGCTGATGGTATTTTAAAAGAGGACCCTTATGATATTAAGATGATTATGGCTTATTGGAACAACTTTGCCTTTTCAGCACCTGAAGCCAGACGTTGGGAAGAGGCCTTGAAAAAAGTAGATTTTATTGTTCATATGGTGACTCACGAATCTGAAATGACTAGGTATGCCGACATAGTTCTACCGTCTACCCATCATATGTTTGAACAGTGGGGATTTTTAAACCAGAAAGGAAATAAACATACCCACTTATGGTTAGCTAGACCAATGATAGAACGGTTTTTCGATGTAAAAGACCCTGAAGCTGAAGTGCAGTGGTTATTGGCTGAGAAACTAGCTGAAAAAGGCTTTGATAAGCTTTTAGAACACTTTAAAAACTTTAAAGATCCTGAAACAGAAAAAGAACCAACTAATGAAATAGAGTTTGCTGAATACGCAACTAAATTGACCTTACAGCCAATTTGGGATCCTAATGAGTATGAAAGTGGAGATCAGTTTGATGGCTGGGAAGACTTTAAAGCTGTTGGGGTATGGAATTCGGATGAATATAAATATAAACAGTACTGGGACAATTTTGGAACCAAGACTGATAAATATGAATTTTATAGTGAAACTTTAAAGGACGCTTTAGAAAAGCATGCAGCCAATCACAATCTTACAGTCGATGAGGTTCTCGAAGCATGTAAATACGAAGCTGAAGGAGAAGTGGCTTTTATCCCTCATTATGACCCCCCCTTTGTGCACGGTCAGAAAGAAGAATATCCCTTTATGTTTGTAGATTTTAAAAATAGGCTGAACAGAGAAGGACGTTCAGCAAATTGTTATTGGTATCATGAATTTAATGATATCAATCCAGGTTTAGAGAAGGAAAAAGATGTGGCTTTATTAAATCCAAAGGATGCCGATGAATATGGCATAAAAACTGATGATAAGATTATTATAAAATCACCTGTAGGAGAAATAGAATGTTATGCAAAATTATGGGAAGGAATACCTCCAGGAGTTGTTGCTAAAGCTTACGGCCAAGGACATTGGGCTTATGGACGAGTAGCCAGTGAAAATTTTGACAGAGGAATTCCCCGTGGGGGGAATAATAATGAAATTTTAGTTGCGGATTATGAAAGGCTTAGCGGAAGTACGGCTTTTTATTCCCATACCAGAGTGAGGGTAGAAAAATCTTAA
- a CDS encoding 4Fe-4S dicluster domain-containing protein, translating to MTKYAMVIDLHRCTGCGACAITCKIENNVPRGFRWADYIHETKGEFPNVTYTYIPTLCNHCDHAPCVEVCPTDPKAMYKTEHGLTLHDSKECIGCRQCEDACPYGVVYFNSEKAHEFWRDGKAQEVVNKISKENDVIPPYYNPNRARTYAGIRPPDIVEKCTFCDHLIIEGKLPYCVEQCPSGARYFGDKEDENDLVNQMLKEYMSKRLKEYKGTEPNVYYIRDYNKNA from the coding sequence TTGACTAAATATGCTATGGTTATCGACTTGCACCGATGTACAGGTTGTGGTGCATGTGCTATTACGTGTAAAATAGAAAACAATGTCCCTAGAGGATTTCGCTGGGCTGATTATATTCATGAAACAAAAGGAGAATTTCCCAATGTAACGTATACTTATATTCCCACCTTGTGTAACCATTGTGATCACGCTCCCTGTGTGGAAGTATGTCCAACAGATCCTAAAGCTATGTATAAGACGGAACACGGCTTGACCTTGCACGATTCAAAAGAATGTATTGGGTGCCGTCAATGTGAAGATGCTTGTCCCTATGGTGTAGTATACTTTAATAGCGAGAAAGCTCATGAATTTTGGAGAGATGGAAAGGCTCAAGAAGTTGTTAATAAAATAAGTAAAGAAAATGACGTTATTCCTCCTTACTATAATCCTAATAGAGCCAGAACTTATGCTGGGATACGCCCTCCAGATATTGTAGAAAAGTGCACATTTTGTGATCATCTCATAATAGAAGGGAAATTACCTTATTGTGTAGAACAATGCCCTTCCGGTGCAAGGTATTTTGGTGACAAAGAAGATGAGAATGATTTAGTAAATCAAATGCTAAAAGAATATATGAGCAAACGGTTAAAAGAATATAAAGGAACTGAACCCAATGTATATTACATTAGAGATTACAATAAAAATGCTTAA
- a CDS encoding TorD/DmsD family molecular chaperone encodes MQEENSLARWAFYDFFSKALYEPEEDMLKPQFCKLIQEANQAFPAVEFSLIDKFCKIIDEQDGLQELLVEYSKLFVGPSKLLAPPYESYYRDRGRVMGESTMNVKKFYQQAGMEVLQEIKEPQDHIAIEMNFLAQLYRIQTQLLNSGDNDKADQILTLAKDFYLKHPATWIDQFTYLVKSETKHSFYYCVAEILELFHKYEMNYYKTTVFSC; translated from the coding sequence ATGCAAGAAGAAAATTCTTTGGCAAGATGGGCATTTTACGACTTTTTTAGTAAAGCTTTATATGAACCGGAAGAAGATATGTTAAAACCTCAATTTTGTAAATTGATCCAAGAAGCTAACCAAGCTTTTCCCGCAGTTGAATTTTCTTTGATTGATAAATTTTGCAAAATAATTGATGAGCAAGATGGTCTACAAGAATTACTAGTCGAATATAGTAAATTATTTGTAGGGCCTTCTAAGTTGCTGGCACCGCCCTATGAATCTTACTATCGCGATAGAGGAAGAGTTATGGGCGAAAGTACAATGAATGTAAAAAAGTTTTACCAACAAGCAGGTATGGAAGTGCTACAGGAGATCAAAGAGCCACAAGATCATATTGCCATTGAGATGAACTTTTTAGCCCAGTTGTATCGAATTCAAACACAATTGTTAAATTCAGGAGATAATGATAAAGCAGACCAAATTTTAACTCTGGCAAAAGATTTTTATTTAAAACATCCGGCAACTTGGATCGATCAATTCACATACTTAGTCAAATCAGAAACTAAACATAGTTTCTATTATTGTGTCGCAGAAATTTTAGAGTTATTTCACAAATATGAAATGAATTACTACAAAACAACCGTCTTCAGTTGCTGA
- a CDS encoding molybdopterin molybdotransferase MoeA has product MISPEEACQKIYNLMPDRNIESVSLLSCVESCISENIIAQEDVPSFCRSPYDGYAFNSEATRNVTSTNPVEIDIIDTVPAGKNFEYFNNLEDADLNSPSKPKLNDRKKQDWKQTGMKVMTGGMIPDIYDAVLPWEQVGIKDKEQKILINKEIPSQHNIIPKGEDIKKGELVIKEGEKLTPYHIGVLASLGFTHPRVYAPYKIGILVTGTELVNPENDISPGKIRSSNNFSLGATLQCMGHEVLDFGIVGDSKKKLAEKIEEAVSKVDILLTTGGVSRGDYDFVPYVLEEMKAKRLFWRVKMKPGTPLHVSQYQGTPVISLSGNPAASMASFHLLLAPALQNNGKRQTATSLKERSHASFLAKDIKKKTSSLWRFVRGKAWIGNDGVFYSTPIAKEKPNMLKTMIWANGYIVVPPDSQAIRAGDKVNFIPIDK; this is encoded by the coding sequence ATGATTTCACCAGAAGAAGCATGTCAGAAGATTTATAATTTAATGCCTGATAGAAACATAGAAAGTGTATCTCTGTTAAGTTGTGTGGAAAGTTGCATATCAGAGAACATAATTGCTCAAGAAGACGTCCCTTCTTTTTGTAGATCACCATATGATGGATACGCATTTAATTCTGAAGCTACCCGTAATGTTACTTCTACTAACCCGGTAGAAATCGATATAATTGATACAGTACCTGCAGGAAAAAATTTTGAATACTTTAATAACTTGGAAGATGCAGATCTAAATTCACCTTCCAAACCAAAATTAAATGACCGGAAAAAACAAGATTGGAAACAAACAGGCATGAAAGTCATGACAGGGGGTATGATTCCTGATATATACGACGCTGTTCTGCCCTGGGAACAAGTAGGAATTAAAGATAAAGAGCAAAAGATTTTAATCAATAAAGAAATACCCTCTCAACACAATATCATTCCCAAAGGTGAAGACATAAAAAAAGGAGAACTAGTAATTAAGGAAGGAGAGAAGTTAACCCCTTATCATATTGGGGTTTTAGCATCTCTAGGGTTTACTCATCCTAGAGTGTATGCACCGTACAAAATAGGAATATTAGTTACGGGGACAGAGCTAGTTAATCCAGAAAATGACATAAGCCCAGGAAAGATTAGAAGTAGTAATAACTTTTCCCTTGGTGCTACTTTGCAGTGTATGGGACATGAAGTTCTAGACTTTGGAATTGTTGGTGACAGTAAGAAAAAATTGGCCGAAAAAATTGAAGAAGCTGTTAGTAAAGTTGATATTTTACTTACTACCGGAGGGGTTTCGAGGGGAGATTATGACTTTGTTCCTTATGTATTGGAGGAGATGAAAGCAAAAAGATTATTTTGGAGAGTGAAAATGAAACCCGGCACTCCATTGCATGTTTCACAATATCAAGGAACTCCCGTAATATCATTATCAGGTAACCCGGCAGCATCCATGGCATCTTTTCATTTATTGCTAGCACCGGCTCTTCAAAATAATGGCAAACGACAAACTGCTACTAGTCTTAAAGAGCGTAGCCATGCTTCTTTCCTTGCAAAGGATATTAAAAAGAAAACCTCTTCATTATGGAGATTTGTTCGAGGTAAAGCATGGATAGGAAATGATGGAGTATTTTATAGTACTCCTATTGCCAAGGAAAAGCCTAATATGTTGAAGACTATGATTTGGGCCAATGGATATATAGTTGTTCCCCCGGATAGCCAGGCGATAAGGGCCGGTGATAAAGTTAATTTTATCCCAATAGATAAGTGA